Proteins encoded together in one Hymenobacter monticola window:
- the purB gene encoding adenylosuccinate lyase, with the protein MPSPLTALSPLDGRYARATAPLASRFSEMALIRYRVLVEVEYFIALAELPLPQLAGVSPQAFALLRALYEQFTEANAEAIKAHEAVTNHDVKAVEYWLRDEFGKLGLGGFVEFIHFGLTSQDVNNTAIPLSFRDALLSEVLPAYAQVRNALASRAQEWAAVPMLARTHGQPASPTRLGKEIEVFVARLDAQVTLLAQVPFGAKFGGATGNFNAHFAAYPEVDWHAFATTFVNDRLGLSRSFPTTQIEHYDHLAAHCDALKRLNTILMDLARDVWQYISLGYFRQTIKAGEVGSSAMPHKVNPIDFENAEGNLGVANALLDHFAAKLPISRLQRDLTDSTVLRNLGVPLGHILIALGALQRGLGKLALDQSALERDLEANWAVVAEGIQTILRREAYPDPYNALKALTRTGEAISAESIGAFIDGLDVEEGVKVELRGITPHSYVGR; encoded by the coding sequence ATGCCCAGTCCCCTCACCGCCCTCTCGCCCCTCGACGGGCGCTACGCCCGCGCCACCGCCCCCCTGGCTTCGCGCTTCTCCGAAATGGCCCTGATACGCTACCGCGTGCTGGTTGAAGTGGAATACTTCATTGCCCTGGCCGAGCTGCCGCTGCCCCAGCTGGCGGGGGTGTCGCCGCAGGCATTTGCACTGCTGCGCGCCCTCTACGAGCAGTTCACCGAGGCCAACGCCGAGGCCATCAAAGCCCACGAAGCCGTGACCAACCACGACGTGAAGGCCGTGGAATACTGGCTGCGCGACGAGTTCGGCAAGCTGGGCTTGGGCGGCTTCGTGGAGTTCATCCACTTCGGCCTCACCTCGCAGGACGTCAACAACACGGCCATTCCGCTCAGCTTCCGCGATGCGCTGCTGAGCGAGGTGCTGCCCGCCTACGCACAGGTGCGCAACGCCCTGGCCAGTCGCGCCCAGGAATGGGCCGCTGTGCCCATGCTGGCCCGCACCCACGGCCAGCCGGCCTCGCCCACGCGGCTGGGCAAAGAGATTGAGGTGTTTGTTGCGCGCCTCGACGCGCAGGTGACGCTGCTGGCCCAGGTGCCGTTTGGGGCAAAATTCGGCGGGGCCACCGGCAACTTCAACGCCCACTTCGCGGCCTACCCCGAAGTGGACTGGCACGCCTTCGCCACCACCTTCGTGAACGACCGGTTGGGCCTGAGCCGCTCCTTCCCCACCACCCAAATTGAGCACTACGACCACCTCGCGGCCCACTGCGACGCCCTCAAACGCCTCAACACCATCCTGATGGACCTGGCCCGCGACGTGTGGCAGTACATTTCGCTCGGCTACTTCAGGCAAACCATCAAAGCCGGCGAAGTAGGTTCTTCGGCCATGCCGCACAAGGTGAACCCCATTGATTTCGAAAACGCCGAGGGCAACCTGGGCGTGGCCAACGCCCTGCTCGACCACTTCGCCGCCAAGCTGCCCATCTCGCGCCTGCAGCGCGACCTCACCGACTCCACGGTGCTGCGCAACCTGGGCGTGCCGCTGGGCCACATCCTCATCGCCCTCGGCGCCCTGCAGCGCGGCCTGGGCAAGCTGGCGCTGGACCAGTCGGCCCTGGAACGCGACCTCGAAGCCAACTGGGCGGTGGTAGCCGAGGGCATCCAGACCATCCTGCGCCGCGAGGCCTACCCCGACCCCTACAACGCCCTCAAGGCCCTCACCCGCACCGGCGAGGCCATTTCGGCCGAGAGCATCGGCGCGTTTATCGACGGGCTGGACGTGGAAGAAGGTGTGAAGGTGGAACTGCGCGGCATCACGCCGCATAGCTACGTGGGACGGTAA
- a CDS encoding transglycosylase domain-containing protein produces the protein MRITPSTKRFLIGILGGLAAVLLVAFAVFQWKRQQLLDYALKEVKAKVERKYPVVLTLGPARFAGFKTVEIGGLSIVPKAAPTDTLLTARRLQASLSVRSLFAGRPVFSDLQIITARLTPHKTADSDNYGFLIKKQKTSAVPRDTTKGTNYGLLLNQALETVFDNVPGEATFQNFTVDYVSPRHTALLRMPELKIEDGNINGRLTATLDSVANELGISGHIEPGDYALTARVFGVGGSVQLPYVPRRFGALVSFDTVLVKLDSKDFDDDNTGGKLTVRGSLAARGFSLYHPKLAANEIEVKRGALDFVATLGRGTAALEKGSQVTVNKIVLYPEISVRMKPSRAVRINVTSAETQANDFFASLPTGIFDEVRGTQGTGTLTYHLSADLDMANVDSLKFDSGLKGKNFRLTSFGEENLNKLNTPFLQTVYNDKGDSVRTFAVGPPNPDFVPYNEVSPFLIHAITTAEDPRFFTHRGFMEKAFVKSAIQNIKEKRFARGGSTISMQLVKNVFLTRQKTVARKIEEALMVWLIENTRLASKQRMLEVYLNIIEWGPSKYRWPSGKRGVYGVKDAALFYYGKRPDELNLPESLYLASIIPKPKYARYSFDAYGDLRRSTRYFFRLIADIMATRGLITSNDRENLPYGLSLNGPARQYMHFSPRPDTTRTTVAADSSQFEPLNLIDLLNTGAAPDAGVNSNVADPKAPK, from the coding sequence GTGCGCATTACCCCTTCCACCAAACGATTTCTTATTGGCATCCTGGGCGGCCTGGCGGCTGTGCTGCTCGTGGCTTTCGCCGTGTTTCAGTGGAAGCGCCAGCAGCTGCTGGACTACGCCCTGAAGGAGGTCAAAGCCAAAGTCGAGCGCAAATACCCGGTAGTGCTCACCTTGGGCCCGGCCCGGTTTGCGGGCTTCAAAACCGTGGAGATTGGTGGGCTGAGCATCGTGCCCAAGGCCGCGCCCACCGACACGCTGCTCACCGCCCGCCGCCTGCAGGCCAGCCTAAGCGTGCGCTCGCTCTTTGCGGGCCGCCCGGTGTTCAGCGACCTGCAAATCATCACGGCCCGCCTCACGCCCCACAAAACGGCCGACAGCGACAACTACGGCTTTCTGATTAAAAAGCAGAAAACCAGCGCCGTGCCGCGCGACACCACCAAGGGCACCAACTACGGCCTGCTGCTGAACCAGGCCCTCGAAACGGTGTTCGACAACGTGCCCGGCGAGGCCACCTTCCAGAACTTTACCGTGGACTACGTCAGCCCGCGCCACACGGCGCTGCTGCGCATGCCGGAACTGAAAATTGAGGACGGCAACATTAACGGGCGCCTCACGGCCACGCTCGATTCGGTGGCTAATGAGCTGGGCATCAGCGGCCACATCGAGCCCGGCGACTACGCCCTCACGGCGCGGGTGTTTGGGGTGGGCGGCTCGGTGCAGCTGCCCTACGTGCCGCGCCGCTTCGGGGCGCTGGTGAGTTTCGACACGGTGCTGGTGAAGCTGGACAGCAAGGATTTTGACGACGACAATACCGGCGGCAAGCTCACGGTGCGCGGCTCCTTGGCCGCCCGTGGCTTCAGCCTCTACCACCCCAAGCTGGCCGCCAACGAGATTGAAGTGAAGCGCGGGGCCCTGGATTTTGTGGCCACCCTGGGCCGGGGCACCGCGGCGCTGGAAAAAGGCAGTCAGGTGACGGTGAACAAAATCGTGCTCTACCCCGAAATCAGCGTGCGCATGAAGCCCAGCCGGGCCGTGCGCATCAACGTGACGTCGGCCGAAACGCAGGCCAACGACTTCTTCGCCTCGCTGCCCACCGGCATCTTCGACGAGGTGCGCGGCACGCAGGGCACCGGCACGCTCACCTACCACCTCAGCGCCGACCTCGACATGGCCAACGTCGACAGCCTGAAGTTTGATTCGGGGCTGAAAGGCAAAAACTTCCGGCTCACCAGCTTCGGTGAGGAGAACCTCAACAAGCTGAATACGCCCTTCCTCCAGACGGTGTACAACGACAAGGGCGACTCGGTGCGCACCTTCGCCGTGGGCCCGCCCAACCCCGATTTCGTACCCTACAACGAGGTGTCGCCCTTCCTCATCCACGCCATCACCACGGCCGAGGACCCGCGCTTTTTCACGCACCGCGGCTTCATGGAAAAGGCGTTTGTGAAGTCGGCCATCCAGAACATCAAGGAGAAGCGCTTTGCCCGGGGCGGCAGCACCATTTCGATGCAACTGGTGAAAAACGTGTTTTTGACCCGCCAGAAAACCGTGGCCCGCAAAATAGAGGAAGCCCTTATGGTGTGGCTCATCGAAAACACCCGGTTGGCCAGCAAGCAGCGCATGCTGGAGGTATACCTCAACATCATCGAGTGGGGCCCGAGCAAGTACCGCTGGCCCAGCGGCAAGCGCGGCGTGTACGGCGTGAAAGACGCGGCCCTGTTCTACTACGGCAAGCGCCCCGATGAGCTAAACCTTCCTGAAAGCCTCTACCTGGCCAGCATCATCCCCAAGCCCAAGTATGCTCGCTACTCTTTCGACGCCTACGGCGACCTGCGCCGCAGCACGCGTTATTTCTTTCGGCTTATTGCCGACATCATGGCCACGCGCGGCCTTATCACCAGCAACGACCGCGAGAACCTGCCCTACGGCCTTTCCCTCAACGGCCCGGCCCGGCAGTACATGCACTTCTCGCCGCGCCCCGACACCACCCGCACCACCGTGGCGGCCGACTCCAGCCAGTTTGAGCCCCTCAACCTGATTGACCTGCTCAACACCGGCGCCGCCCCCGACGCCGGTGTCAATTCCAACGTAGCCGACCCCAAGGCGCCGAAATAA